TGCGTGAGATGAAAAAATAGAGGATGAAATGTTGGTAATGTAACGCAAAAAGTGATATAGAGataaaaatttaggggtaaccaTTGACACACGCGGAAGTCGTCGATTCTACTTGCTGGTAGTTTGCTACAGTGCACTGCCCCACAGCTGCGTGCCTGTTTGCCTGTGATGAGCCGTGCCCAGCCCGAGACACCGCATCCGCAGCCGTATCCTTCAGCGCGGCACCACGTTTTTTCATGCAAAACAAAAGCTTTCGTGCCATTTGCCGTCCGGTCCGACCGCCTTCTCCGCGAGCGCTAGGAGCAATAAACGGCAGGCACCATTCTCGGACTCGGAGGCAACGCCCAGACGCGCAAACGGAAGGAAGGGGGAGCGCAACACGCGCGGTcgccgggagagagagagagaaagggcgaGCTAGCGAGCGAGATCCCCCTCTCCCGCTGCCGGATCCGATCTGACCTGACCTCGTCGCCGCCTGCCGTGGGAGGGAGAAGAGGAAgaggaggcggaggcggcggaGATGGCACCGGTGTCAGCGCTCGCCAAGTACAAGCTCGTCTTCCTGGGGGACCAGTCCGTCGGCAAGACGAGCATCATCACCCGCTTCATGTACGACAAGTTCGATAACACCTACCAGGTACGACGGCCCGCACCGCCTCCTTCTCTGGCTCCGATCCCGATCGATCCCTCGCGTGCTGTTCGTGTCATCTCCCCCGCGTTGGGGGCGGGTTAGTGGGAAGGATTCAATCGGGCGGGCCAGATCCAGTGCAGGAGGATAGGTAGGTCGATCTGATGCAGGGTAGGATGATCTATCCCGCGTCCGATTGGATCGAGTTGGTTCGGTAGTTAGGTGTAGAAACCTTAACTCCGCATCTATGCTGCTTCACCAAACAATGAAATGCTCATGACGCATGATGGAGGAGGATACATCTACTGTCCTTGCAATTACATGTGAGGCCAGCGGTAGAGAACGTGCCAAAATCAAGGTGTTGCTAGCGCAACAACAAAAGAAAATTCACAAAACAACCTAAAGTAATTCATAGCTACAAAATAGTTGATGAATATAGGAAAATACCTTATTCAAGGGTCGTCGTGATTATAATCCATTTACAGCCAAATGTCATATAGCGAATAAATTATAGAAAAAGAGGAAACAAGTTAACAATGGCACATTGAAGTAAAAATTGTTAAACAAGTGAAATAATAATATACCTCTAGTGGAGTCTAGTTATAGAAGACCTAGACAACTGCATTATCTAGTTTTCTTATTTTGAAATGCCTTTTTAATTTTCTGAAGGTCAAGTCCTTTTTAACTGCAtttggctggactgtggagccggTCCTGTTCTTCCCATTCCACCATGTTACCAAAAGCTATCAAGTGTCAGGCACTAAAAGTGAGAGTTGGAGGAAAGAAAACTAATCGGCTATCAGATTCTGCAATGGCTTGATGCATAAACATGATTGCCGTTCCGTTTGTTTTCCTCTAATATCTCACCTTCACTAGACAGAAGATGTACGCTACCAACATTCATTTGTGCCATTTGAAGTGCAGATTTGAGGTAAGTAAACCAGCCTGAAAAGCAGGGACAACAAGTATTGTTTCATCAGAAGTGATGCACCACCTTCTACCATTATTTTGATAAAGCACTGCATGCAATGCATGCACTGTCTTTAACAGTTTATCCAATAGCAATAAGTAATTTCCGTCTGCATAACCACTGAGAAAATTTCTGTAGTTAATTATCTAACAAAACAATAAGTGTTTCCTATACAGCTTGAAACTAACAGTTAAGCTGCATAACAGTCTGCCTGTGACATGAACTGGACACAGCTTATATGTTCCTCAGTGCAAATGGTGACTATCACTTTTGGCTTGCAAACCATCAATGATAATGCTACCTGGAATGGTTCATAACCAGTGACATTTCTAGCTTCGAACTTTCACCACCAAGTCCACTGGTATTGCAACTTTATCAATGGAGGAACCATGGAAGTTGACAAGTATTTATTTTCAGTTTTTGAGAAAAACAACAAGGTATGATCTATAATGAACATGAAGAGCAGTTGTACCAGAACAGGTTTCTTCTCTTCAAGATGGCAATTGAAAATAAGTTTTGCTAGGCGCTAGGCGGAATCTAGGTGATGACCCTTAGCCTAGGAACTAGTCCAGCCTAGGCGACGCTAGGCGTTTTTCTAGGCGTTTTGCCAATTTATATAATATATACATTTATAGCACAAATAACGAATAATTTAGATAAAAAATAGGGAAGGAGCAGTAGACATACCTTACGTCCTTTGCCCTTGCCGATCTGTtgatcactgaatcctcaagcacTGCTGCAATAGAAGTGGACAACACTTTTAGATGCAATTGGGCATCAATACAAGTGATAAAAAAAATAGGAAATAGCAAGTTAGGTACTTATCTGAGGTCTGACCCTTCTCCCATCCATTAAATACTGATCAGCAGCGTAGGATAGCCTTTTGCAATCACAAACATGAAGGGACAGCAGGCAGCAACACATATAAAATGCATAGCAGACTAGCAGTAGGCAGTAGCAGTACATTACATCACATGATTCAGTTCTCACAAGTCACAAGACAAAACACAAGCACACAACAAGAGTTCTAAGTTCACAAGTTAAAGATACATGGATGCATAATAAAAGCTAAAACATGACATGAAGCTGGCTCACTCTTAGGGTTCATCCATCTCATACACATCCTCATATTCATCAAACTCTTCTTCTTCGGACTCAAACTCTTCTTCATTGAGCTCTCTCGCCCTTGCACTTCTACGCAGCTCTAGTTGTTCTTCTGCTCCCACTGCATCTCCAAGCACAGACCAAGGTATCCTTGTACCTTCCATGACTTCTTCCTCATCTCTAAAGGAAACTAATGCACAATTATCTCCATTCTCTTGGAGGAAACCTTGAGCTTCAGTTGTATCACTAGACAATAGAACATCGGTAATTTTCTTGGACTTGATCTTTGTTCTCTTATTAATCAGCATGTTGTTGAATTGAATGTAGACCAACTTGTTGAGGCGGTCTGTAGTAAGCCTAGCCTATTTCTCTTCTTAGTGTGCACCTATAAATTAAAAATAAGAGCACTTTTAGTTCTGCATTTTTATTGTAATGCTGCTGTAATGTTGATAACAGATAGGTACTAACCCCATCAAACCCACTCCAATTTCTTTCACAACCAGAAGAATTTGATGTTAAAGATAAGATCTTGGTAGCCATCTTCTGTAGAGCTGGTGTTTTAGTTCCATAAAGCCGCCACCATGATGCTGAAATAAAAACCTCTCTATTAGTTAGGAGGTACGACAGATTGCTTGTTACAATGCTGAAATAAAAAACCTCTCTATCAGCAAACAACTGTTACCTGGATTACAATCAAAGTTTTCAAAAGTCCTTGCAAGCTTCTTGCTAAATGGGTCTTCTCTATTCTGAAACTTCTGGAGTTTGATGTTGGCGGCTTGTTCTTGCATTTCGTCATCATGATAATAAAAAGTCTCCACACAACTGATAAAACCTTCTGTTATTTTGGGAGCATCAAAGATTGATGGGTCAGCATAATTGTAGTGTGGATTCAGCAAATAAGCTGTCAAATGCAATGGAGAATCAAGTCTTCCAGCCATCTTCTTCTCAATAACAGCAACAACATCCTTGAAACGGTTCTCAACATTGCCAAGGGCCTCTTTGACCTGTCTCTTTGCCTTCAATAGTTTTCCATATACAAAGCCCATCAATGGCTTCACATCTCCATCAACCAAACGGAGAACTTTGAACAATGGCGCAAAAACAGCCAATGTCAACTTCACATCCTTCCAAAAGCTTGGATTCAATATAGTTGCTATGGCATTTTTTCCCTTCTTTGATTTCACATCCTTCAGTGAGTCCCACCTACTATGAACCACCATCTTTCTTAGTTGGTCCTTCTTCTCTTGTATGCTGTCCAAAGTTAGATAGTTTGACGCAAACCTAGTCACTCCTGGCCTTACTATCTCTTTCCCCTCAGTGAAGTGTCTCATGCACTCTAGTGTTCTTGTGTGCCCATAGACAAATATGGtgaatgtctttgcttggtcaatcACCTTCTTGAACTGAGGCATGTTGCCAATTCCTTGGAGCATCAAGTTAATTGTGTGAGTTGCACAAGATGTCCAAAAGATATATGGTCTCTTCACATGCAGTAGCTTCTTTGCTCCCATGTTGTTAGAAGCATTGACAGTCAACTTGCACCACATCATCCGGACCCATGTCTTCGATTGCTTTGTCCACTACTTCAAAGATCACTTCACTTGTGTGTGACACATCTGACATCTCTTTTGAGGAAATAAAACTGGTTCCTTCACCACAATTAGTGCACACATTCATTATGCTTCTCTTCTTATCTGACCAAGCATCGGTCATACTAGAGCATCCATTCTTCATCTTCTCGGCTTCACGTTCTTGCAGCAAACTCTTGGTTCTTGCATATTCTTCTTCCAACAATCTCCCTCGCAGGTCTAACATAGTTGGAGGTTCAATTCCAGGCCCAAATTGTCCAATTGCTTCACACATTTGCTTGAACTCATCGTTGTCACATGCATTGAATGATATTGCTCTCAATGTTACAAAAAAGGAAATTAGAGTTCAGTTCAGTACTACAGCAAGGAAATCTGATGAAATTAAAATCTGAAATTAAAAAACAGCAAGGAAATTACCATGGTTAAAGGCCCATCTTGCAATATATTTATGCACCTCATGTAATCTTTCTTTCCAAAGTTCCTTATTCAGCCTCTGTTGAGTCAAAGATTCAGATTTGGTTGCTGTAGGATCAATAGCTTTTGTCCATAGGGCCTAATTTGTGAGGCTCTGAACTTCCAACACAAGTCACTTCCTCTGACCCTCCAACCCTAGACACATGAACTTCCTCTCTAAGTTCTAGCTCACCTTGTCCTTGTTGTTTAGATCAACAAGAACTCCATACTCCCATCCCACATCATCTGAATTCCTTCTAAGGCCACTAACTCCCTCTGGTGCACTTGCAGTTTCAGATTGACCCTCTGTCATGTGAGTTcaagccatcaatcaacaaattacAAACTGATATACAAAACAGAAAGGAaacagaggagaggagaggagagaagcAGGGGAGGACATACAGACCTTGGGGCTTGggctgagggaggagaaagtgtcGGGGAGGAGGACCAGCAGCCACGTCGCCGGCGAGGAGGACCAGCAGCCACGTCGCCGGCGAGGAAGACCAGCAGTCGCGTCACCGGTGAGGAAGACCAGCAGTCGCGTCGCCGGCGGGGAAGACCAGTAGCCGCGTCGCTGGCGGGATGGAGGACCAGCACAAGCAGTCGGGGGGGGGGGCAGTAAAACCAGGCAGCCAGGCACACGACTTCTCTCCCCCTTATCCTCTCCAGCGCACGGCTTATTCCCGCGCCAAAGCTCCGCGTGTGCTTTCCCTCGAAGGACGCCTAGCTCGCCTCCACGCCGCCTAGGGAACCTGGGCGCCGCTGAATCGCTGCAAGTCGCCACATAGGCGCCCAGAGCGACTTAGGGCCCGACTACCTCCCTAGTCCAGGCAGGAGGGGCATAGCCTAGCGACTAGGCGTGTCGTAGGCGTCGACTTTCAAAACCCTCCACGTGGCGTCCCGCGGCAGGTATTTATTTTCAGTTTTTGAGAAAAACAACGAGGTATGATCTATAATGAACATGAAGAGCAGTTGTACCAGAACAGGTTTCTTCTCTTCAAGATGGCAATTGAAAAGAGTATTAGAGGGATATGAACCATCTACATGGAAAAGGAAAGAGGGGGTCACGTTCCATAGATGGCTTTCACATGTGGCTGTCTGACTGATGTGCAGTCGCCCAACGTCAGCAAGCGGCAGGAGGGCAATGGCTAGTGCTGCTCAGTCACACATCAAATGAGGAATACAATCTCACATCAAATAAATTTGAAGATCTTTTATGGGAGGAAATCAAAGTCACAaagcctactggatatttagataAAAGAGTTGTCTACCTTGATTTCCACCAATATCTTACATTTGAAATCAATTTCACAAAGTGGTGGGCTGTGGGAGTGCGGGCAAAAGCAGGGGGCGATCCTGGAAGGCTGGCCGGAGACGAACTTGTTTGTGAAGGCTGAAAGCATTACTACGTTAGGGATAGGATTTTTTTACTACTGGTACTTTCTTGGGCTATACTAAGGTATTGCTCGAGCAATACAGGGCCACACTGGGCCCTTCGCCCCTGGTGAGGCGATTTTCTTTCCACTGTTCGACTGTTCTTAAAAGATGGTTGTATGATTGCCTGTTTGGATCACTTACGTGTGACGCTTACCGTTATAATATGGGCTTGCCTGACCCAGTGGTGATGGTATATTGCTATGGTTGCTTGATCGGATCACAGGTCCTTGGCATTGTTCTTTGGGATGCCTGAGCCCAAATCTTTGTGTATCAGATCAGAGATCATGATGCGAATAGCCTGCCACTGAATTATTGTCCTTGCAATGTAAGGATAAGGAAGACAAAGTATTTTTTTTCTGTATTACTAGGACGCTATTTTGACAAGGGACTTCTGCCATATCCATGGGCTTGGTACTTTACAGTAAGCATTAGCAGAGCAACATAACTTTTTCCTATTAATGATTTGGAAATATTAAGGAATGTAAGTCATAATGGATTTGACTGCTTCTTTGCATGTCTTTTTATGGTATGCTTTATTGGTTGTTGGAGCGATTGTCTTGAGCATGCAGCaaactattactactactatgcgaaagggcctctagctgagttggttaggtggtctgagtaacaCTCCTCAAGTCTTGGGTTCGACTCCATGTGGGAGCGAATTTTaggttgtggttaaaaaaattccctcatctgtcccacgccaaagcacaggtctaaggcgcTCTCCAACGgctccctcccccctccccctcgcgGCGTATTCGGTGAGTTCGTACACCGAGAGAGCTCCAATGgctccctctccttctccctctcgtggggggggggggggggggggtgagagaAAGAAAACACCCTGTAAACGGGGTGAGCTGGAATCCCCTCCTCTTCACTAATTAGTGTTTTTAGCTACAAAATTAATCCATTACAAGTTTGCTTAATTGATAACAATGTGTATTATGGTACTGCAAATATGATAGCATTTTTAAAACTCCAAAAATTAATATAGAAAAGTCAAATAGCTCAATTAAAGGGTAAAGGGGGAGCTAAATAAGGGGAATGATTGGAGAGGAGGTAAAATAGGGGGAATAATAGTTGAGGGGGGGAGGTATCTAAATATGGATAGAAAGTACGAATGGAGGAATTTAGGAGGGGGAATGGTTGGACAGAGCCTAAGACTGTCTCCAGTAGATAAGGTAAAATAGGGGACGTGGAACTGTAGATGATACTGTTTGACACTGTttgcagagtggagtttgaaatagggGATGAGATAAGGGATCTGCTGGGGATAGCCTAAGGCCCGATCGCGGTCGGGGCTACGATGCCGCTATGTATTGGTGCGGCAGATGTTCGGGGGTTTTCTTGACCTGTGAGAGAagatcttattattattattataataCCATGGGGCAGTCTTACCCCCGTAGGTCAAGTTTTTTTATACCTGTATTTTTTGGCTTATCATACAGTCTGCTGGTTATTCTATTCAGGTTTGCTCAAAGTTGTTTTCTCTCGAATGCAGGCTACGATTGGTATTGATTTCCTGTCAAAGACAATGTACCTTGAAGATAGAACTGTGAGACTCCAACTCTGGTATGGTGACTACTACTGCATTCATAGCCTGTTTGCCCCTTGAGATCTATGGACTGTTGACCTTATGCATGTTTTATTTTCTTTGCAGGGATACTGCTGGTCAGGAAAGATTCAGGAGTTTAATTCCAAGCTATATTAGAGACTCTTCAGTTGCTGTCATTGTATTCGATGTTGCAAGTAATCTCCCTCTCTCATACACACACATTCTATAGAAATAGTTGTTGTCAGACGCACATCAGTAACAACAATGACTAGGAACTTATATCTTTTAAAGGTTTAAGCCTTTAAGGACATAAACTTTTACTATTTTGTTCTTACCTTTTTGTTTCATGTTGTAGGCAGGCAGTCCTTCTTAAATACATCTAAGTGGATAGAGGAAGTTCGCACTGAGAGGGGCAGTGATGTTATCATTGTGCTTGTTGGGAACAAAACTGACCTTGTTGACAAGAGGTTGGTGGTATTTACACTTATCTGATTTCTATATCTTAGGGCATGCTTGGTTTGCAGTCTGAAAATTTGCCTGGGCCAAGCAATACTTCCCAGGCTCGTAGGATTTTGATCGCCTGGGGCTCAGATTGTTGCCTGGATGAAAAGCTTCCTGGCAGGTGGCAGGCAgcaaccaaacatgcccttagttTGTTGctctatatatcttttgtttggctTTAAATTCTGTGGTCTCTGTCATGTCAAATATATAATCCTCCATATGTTTTTTTGTGTCATATATTATTGTTCTAAAACATGCAGTTTAGTTCTCCCATTTATTTGCCTTGTTTGATACCGACAACAAAATTCGTACGAAGCAAAAAAAAAAACTTAAAAAAAATTGGATCACATTTTCTAGGAATTTTCAGGTGGATATGACCCTAAACTTTATGATTCAGAGGAATCCCATGTGCTGATTGCTGAGTATATCAAGTGGGACCTGGGTCCAGAGGCATTTAGAACGTTCCTCTGAAGCACAAGTCTCGGGTTGGCATTTAGCAAAAAACTTGAAGCTTTGCTTTCTTTAATCCTAGATTTACTTACCATATGCTATATATCTTTACCCAATGTGTATGAGTGTTCTTTTTTGTTGCTTGTTTTTTGTCACTAGAACTGGAATCTGACATCTATTGGTATACGATTGCTTTCATGACTTTCTAGGTCTTCTGTCTCTAAGTGGTTATTTCCAGCTTAGCTAAATTAACTATACCACTTGTCTTGTAGAATCAGTCATCGCTGAGGTATTTATGTAATTTGAAGTAGTTTGTCACTATTTTATtgtgcgaaagggcctctagcgtaatggttaaggcttcctAGTAGCACCTTCGGGTCCCGGGTTTGATCCCCTGGAGGGGCGAATttctggcttggttaaaaaatccTCTCCTTGTGTCTCGCCCGCTCCTGGTTACGTCCTGCACGCCACCCTCTGGCTGGGCCGTTGAGTGGGCGGTGACGACCCGCTAGTGATAGTGGGCCAGGGTTTGGGGATTTTCTCGGCCGAGACCATGTTCCGGTCTCCTTAATATAATATCGGGAGGGTGGTCTTTCCCTCCCCTGATTTTTTTTTTATCGTTGCTGAATTTCTGTTGCATCTCATGGAACAGGCAAGTCTCAATAGAGGAAGGGGAGGGCAAGGCGAAGGACCTTGGAGTCATGTTTATTGAAACCAGTGCTAAGGCTGGGTTTAACATTAAGGTATGCTtcagaaatataaattcataagtTTGGTTCATATTTACAATATACTTCTAGAGCATGTGATTTTTATCTGAAAAGTTCAGAGTAGTGTGTTTTTCTTTGTTAAGTCCTTTATTCTCTGCCTGTCTATGTGTTTATATATCAACGTACTAGTTTGTTTTGCGCTGACAACCACAAACTTGTGAGCAGGCGCTGTTCCGTAAAATTGCTGCTGCACTTCCTGGAATGGAGACGCTCTCATCAGCGAAACAGGAAGACATGGTTGATGTGAACTTGAGGTCCGGCAATGCAAACTCGTCCCAGTCTCAGGCTCAGGCTGGGGGATGCAGTTGTTAGTTGCAGTCTCTGACACTTGCTTGCTCATGATCTTTGGGACTCTGAGCATCAGAAGGCGTTATCACTGATGCTTCTCTCGGGAAGAAGAGTTGATTGCCTCTCGCCAGTGAACACACCATAGTCTTTACCCGGTGAATGGACCGTTTGCATTGGAACGATACGTTTTATGAGTTTTCTGTTATTTCCTCAGTGGCCTAAGCTAGCAACAGTGTATAGTTGGGTTGACACTTCAAACTTCTACCATTCGAGTTGGGTATTAGAACTAGTTATTATTGGTTCATGTTGAACTTATATATATTTCCATCCTTTTGCAGTTAGTTTGAGTCGTATTTGCTGTGTACCAAACATGTATTGCAAATTTGGAATTTTTGTAAGCTATAATAAGGCCAGCACGGCAATATCCCCACATGATAACCCCGAAATTTGTATCGTTCAAAGTTCAAACCATGGTATCCTAATTCAAAAATTTTGCCTTTTAATAACATGTCAATGGTTAATTGAGTTTGCAAGTGGAGTTACTATAGAAGATAGGACCTGTCGTTGTAACGTTGTCTTTTTGACGCAGTAACGTTTTGCTTCGTAAAAACACGTGAATTGTTAATTGAGTTGGGGAAGTGGAGTAAAAAAAGGCACGTGTGCTAGGGTATTCCCAACCTATTGTTTTTGTCATAATATTTAAAATTGTCATATTATATGTTACTATATAAGATATGGTTATTCTAATGTATAATGTTgaaaacttgttctcaaatgctataaattgagaacaaagcaacacaaaaacaggttatttgttaatgcccttcgtccttcggaacattatttccctaagaatataatgatcttcggacgaaggtcatgaaggacataccttcatcatctcaacatatatatatatatatatataagcatTTCAAGGGCGGATGGAGTATGTAAAATATAAAGGATAATGTGAACAaacatataacatcatcatacacatttttattatataatcataaatgaacaaacgaataatgacaatattgaattacatttgtaccttcggcttgacagaaaatgaaagtacaagcgtgacacaaaaatgagtacaagtcagcgtgaacagtacggggtactgttcatctatttataggcacgggacacagcccgtgtaaaattacatccacgcccttcacatttgctaatgactttaaggtagtccaccgaggtctaaatagccttttcccttttaagtcggttctctTTTTTGCCATTGTGCTGAAGCTCCCTTGCACGttgcttcggcgctgcgtcaaccttcgtattgttcgtgcttttcatactacgtggttctgatccgagtctgaaGACACCTATTCATACATTACACtcgagaaacattgttaaataatgtttttgaggaccttcggaagacgaaggcccccaacagtagctcctcgcaatattaatttgttagaatgacgaattcagattgcgacatggatgaaggccctaagccgaaggtccgaaaaaacaccttctctttgcta
This portion of the Zea mays cultivar B73 chromosome 2, Zm-B73-REFERENCE-NAM-5.0, whole genome shotgun sequence genome encodes:
- the LOC100283901 gene encoding ras-related protein Rab-6A → MAPVSALAKYKLVFLGDQSVGKTSIITRFMYDKFDNTYQATIGIDFLSKTMYLEDRTVRLQLWDTAGQERFRSLIPSYIRDSSVAVIVFDVASRQSFLNTSKWIEEVRTERGSDVIIVLVGNKTDLVDKRQVSIEEGEGKAKDLGVMFIETSAKAGFNIKALFRKIAAALPGMETLSSAKQEDMVDVNLRSGNANSSQSQAQAGGCSC
- the LOC100283901 gene encoding ras-related protein Rab-6A isoform X1, with amino-acid sequence MYATNIHLCHLKCRFEATIGIDFLSKTMYLEDRTVRLQLWDTAGQERFRSLIPSYIRDSSVAVIVFDVASRQSFLNTSKWIEEVRTERGSDVIIVLVGNKTDLVDKRQVSIEEGEGKAKDLGVMFIETSAKAGFNIKALFRKIAAALPGMETLSSAKQEDMVDVNLRSGNANSSQSQAQAGGCSC